A genomic window from Flavobacterium azooxidireducens includes:
- a CDS encoding DUF6095 family protein, whose translation MDNKELLFKGIKYAVGSIPLMFLGPILIHNAFMNKHTNWHYVVLGIGIFICITAVSLMFKGIKIMMKSLFDGNEN comes from the coding sequence ATGGACAACAAAGAACTTCTCTTTAAAGGAATAAAATATGCCGTCGGTTCCATTCCATTAATGTTTTTGGGACCAATCCTCATTCATAACGCCTTTATGAATAAGCATACCAACTGGCATTATGTTGTATTAGGAATCGGAATTTTTATTTGTATTACCGCCGTATCGTTGATGTTCAAAGGAATAAAAATTATGATGAAAAGTTTATTTGATGGAAACGAAAACTAA